The Candoia aspera isolate rCanAsp1 chromosome 6, rCanAsp1.hap2, whole genome shotgun sequence genome has a segment encoding these proteins:
- the RBP4 gene encoding retinol-binding protein 4: MSCRSPTLAWLMLVVVLALLDSRCQAQRDCQVSSFRVQENFDKYRYAGTWYAIAKKDPEGLFLQDNVVAHFTVDENEKMIATARGQVVLFGNWVICADMIGSFTETEDPAKFKMKYWGVASYLQKGNDDHWVVATDYDTYALHYSCRNVTEDGTCGDSYSFLFSRNPYGLPPEAQRIVRQKQVELCLEKQYRLIVHDGFCP; encoded by the exons ATGTCATGCAGAAGTCCAACCCTTGCCTGGTTGATGCTGGTGGTGGTCCTGGCATTATTGGACAGCAGATGTCAGGCTCAGCGGGACTGCCAAGTGAGCAGCTTCAGGGTTCAGGAAAACTTTGATAAATATCGA TACGCTGGCACCTGGTATGCCATAGCCAAGAAAGACCCTGAAGGATTGTTTCTTCAGGATAAcgtggtggcccactttactgtGGATGAGAATGAGAAGATGATTGCCACTGCCAGAGGCCAAGTAGTGCTCTTCGG TAACTGGGTCATATGTGCTGATATGATTGGCTCCTTCACCGAGACAGAGGATCCTGCCAAGTTCAAAATGAAATATTGGGGTGTGGCCTCCTATCTTCAGAAAGGAA ATGATGATCACTGGGTTGTGGCCACAGATTATGATACATATGCTCTACACTACTCCTGCCGTAATGTTACTGAAGATGGGACTTGTGGTGATAGCTACTCTTTTTTGTTTTCCCGGAATCCGTATGGACTACCACCTGAAGCACAAAGAATTGTCAGGCAAAAGCAGGTGGAACTCTGCCTAGAGAAACAATACAGGCTTATTGTACATGATG gatTCTGCCCATAA